The Balneola vulgaris DSM 17893 DNA window TCTATTCTTTTTTCGGTGGTTCAAATCGAACAGAACCGGATACTCAAACCGCTCAAATGAGAATGATATTATGCATGGTAAATGAAGCAACCTATTGCCTGCAAGAAAATATCTTGCTATCTGCTAAAGACGGTGACTTAGGTGCTATTCTTGGACTTGGTTTCCCTCCATTTACTGGTGGCCCATTTCGCTACTTAGATACTTTTGGTATTCAAAAGGCTGTTGAGCTATTAACGCAATACCAAGAAGAGTTTGGGCCACGATTTAAACCTTCCGACTTATTACTAGAGTATGCGCGTTCGAATAAAACATTTTATTAATTCTAGCTTAATCTATAATCAGATTAGTATATTCTGAAGTTTATGAATATCTACAGTTAATCTAATTTGGGTTGTTGAAGTCTACAATTAAGCGCACACTCTTACTATTAGGCATTCATGTCTTAATTATATTTGGGCATTCCTACCTCCTTGCTAATGGCGAAACTAGAGAGGCTTGTATAAAGGGTGAACCACTGTATGATATCGTTCATGATTGGGCAGCTCATGGAATTTGGCCTTTTTCGGCATTTCAGAGTATCGATCATGCATCCATTATTTTAATCCTGACTATAACATTTATAGTCGTTCTATTCTTCCACCCACAACGTCAGCTACTTTTTAGAAGATTTCTCATTCTGCATTCAACCATGTCGGTAATTAGAGCAATCTTTATTTGGGTTACCACTCTACCAAGTCCTACTGCTCTCTGCTACGACCGTTATATTGATTCTTCTGAAGTTCTGGGACGAAGCATTGCCCTTACCTTTGGGGCTATTGGAATTCCATATGAATGGTATGAGAT harbors:
- a CDS encoding phosphatase PAP2-related protein gives rise to the protein MKSTIKRTLLLLGIHVLIIFGHSYLLANGETREACIKGEPLYDIVHDWAAHGIWPFSAFQSIDHASIILILTITFIVVLFFHPQRQLLFRRFLILHSTMSVIRAIFIWVTTLPSPTALCYDRYIDSSEVLGRSIALTFGAIGIPYEWYEIGIPGMTCCDSIISGHTAMLLVLSLLLTAAIKNSGVRIGIWALAILGMLGLITVEWHYTIDVFAAALIGILFYKWYTLKATVKAGWLIKYLEGDLRTESENGVKSYSLKNLIKTTNNEE